The sequence below is a genomic window from Cryptosporidium parvum Iowa II chromosome 6, whole genome shotgun sequence.
TtataattctttgaaatatattgattaatTCCATAAATGTATTTTGggataatattataaaaagaAGTACAATAGCAAtgattaaataatttcagaGCATTAATTGAgtttctattaataatcatttttctattgcttcttttcttctttaattacatatataaatattttcttttaaattaaaaaaaaaaaaaaaaagatcaactttttaaatacaatataatatattggTTTTGTTataagtaataatttacattttattaatattttaaatgaattatttcttgaatattataatatctCGACATATAATACatgttttaatatttttttaatttccaaaaaaaatattttttttttaaataaaatacgGTACCCGGTACcgtattaattaataaatatgcCCGCATGACACGCACAATTTATATCTTGAgaagaaatttttaattttaagatTAAAAGCAAATGAggtttaaataataaaaaataatgataataataataattatactactaacaataaataaatttgacgttataattaattaaatgaaaatcgATAGACAAAATCttgataattatttgaatggtaaattttataaataatataaattaagatGATCCTTTCTGCTCTTCCTGatgaattttttcaaagtaAGGATGAGCCAAAGCTTCTCTTGGAAGAATTCTCTCAGCATGATCATAAACTAGCATTTTATCAAGTAAATCTAAAACAACAGGATTAACAAGATGTTGATTTTCAGCATTGATAAATTTGCTCCATGGTTTTCTAGTATGTCTGCCAAgtaaatcatcaaaataaGGTTCCAATtgttttttatatttagcaagatattcaaataaaccATCAGTACCTAAAACCCTAGCAATTTTAACAAGTTGATCATTGTTATCAACTCCACAAAAGAATGGGTCCCtcttaaaaattaatccaGCTAAAACGCATCCTAAACTCCAGATATCCAAAGAGTAAtcataatattgaaaatcaaTAAGTAATTCTGGTCCTTTATAGTATCTGCTAGCAACTCTTACGTTATAATCTTGTCTAGGATGATAAAATTCTGCTAAACCCCAATCAATTAATcttaattctttcttttttggaTCAATAATTACATTATGTGGTTTAACATCACGGTGCATAATACCTTGTGAATGACAAAAATCTAATGCTTTTAGAAtttgatatatataaaatcttatatcattatcattaaatgTTGGAAATAAGCTTTTAAAATCAACATTATCAAGGCATTCAAATACAAGACTTATTGTACCACTGCTTGGATCTTTTATTATGTCCAACAATTTTACAATATTTGGACCACCAtgtaaattatataatatttttatttcacgcttaattttctttcttttaacCGGTCTAAGtactttaattattacCTTCTCATTTGTAATCACATTAATTCCTTCAAATACTTCACTGTATTTTCCTCTACCtacttttttaattatttcatagTTATTTGGGTTACTATATTCAATTTGAAAGCTTTCATAATCCCAATATTCACGAggtttatatatattaacaTCTGAATATAATCTTGGAAGTGGCCATTTATTAGCTGAATTACTATTGttactcatttttttctttaattattaaactttttttaatgattaaaaaaaaaataataataaaatattttcttcaaatattatatcTTTCTCTTGATGCTTCAAAAACCTGAGAGTTTACTTGGCTTTCAACTCCTTGCATTTACTAGAGTAGATCTCTTTTCTCACTCTATTTTCCTATTAacaattttcaattaaaattccagattctaaattaattttcttccttctcttttattctttattttaatttatcaattcTGATAAATATCAAGTCTCATcatttggcgccaaatcAACGGCGggtttcaaataattaaaaaaaatttaattgttgacttttattattaatgttaaatggattaattattatttttttttttattaatgaaaaaaatctacattcttattattcatatatAGCTACTTTTAAAttgttgaattaattaattttatcattttattattgcatTCAATTTCTTAATGTATTATTACCAATAAATTactcaaattaatattaacattaattttctctttcctttattaatagatattggatagtaataataagaattattgtttattattactattattcatgatattagaaattaaaatgtaaatatataGATATATACATGGAAAAATGCCAAATTATATCGCCATAATTTGCAGTttatatttacaatattatattaaatttaatgctatactattttttttaggACTAATTTAGATGTAACATTTTAATGCatgtaattatttcttgtgtgcaaatattaaaattagtAATTTTTATGTGGACATACCGgtatataaaaataaaaattgcaTTACGTGTAAAGTGCATGTAGATAagttcaaaaataataaaaaaggggggagaaaataattttcataagaataattttataataatgaaattctttattaaacaggagcattaaaaaaatcttctattcttttttaagtaaaatcagaatatattataaaaataaaatcagTCATTGttaagaaataaagaattttatatttttgtgtggtaatattaattaagaatatttaaagcaaatcaatcattttcagagaaacaaattaacaatttttacattttaattataagctaaatcaatttaaatttgtaataatatatatattgaaaattaatattaatattaaaaaatatatatatatattattagatgATTATTGCgaatcaatattttaaaaaaaaaaaattaatattacacAAAACGGCGGgcaaattatttgatttattgcAAGCGGGTGacattaaattatttaagaagaaaaaaataattaaaagtatTTAAGCCGAACAACAAATAAGtgtaagaaaaaaaatcttattattagatttttGGAAGTATAAATACATAAATAAAAGCATATTTTCATAAATTCattcattcaaattcattatcaACTATATTAAGAATTTCTAAgctttatttgaaaatatattgggTAGTAATATTTGCAAAAATCACAAGGTTAAAATAGAATTGTAGAAAGAATCAACTAAAAATGATGCTAGCAAAGATAACAACAGAATCAGCAAAAAATGTTATTTATAAGGCTCAACAGAAAGTTCAAGATACTACAGAAACATTGAATccacaaaaaatattaacattTCTATTATGTATGGGAacatcaatattatttttatctttatcaTTTATGTTCTTACCAATAATTGTGGTCTCGCCTCATAAATTTGCGATTTTATTTACATTTGGttcatttttctttatgGCAAGTTTTGCAGTATTAAAAGGACTTGGtggattttttaaatatatggtagaaaaagaaagattaCCTTTTTCATTTGTTTATATTTCAAGCCTATCATTAACATTATATGCAACATTATTCTTAAAGAGTTACttattaacattattattctcaTTGGTACAAATTATTGCATTAGTTTCATTCTTAATAACAAATTTCCCAGGTGGATACAGTGCATTGAATTATGTAAGTAACAATCTATTTTCAGGATTGGCAAGCAAgttatcattttcatctGGTAAAAATACTCCATTAcctatttaaatttaacaaaattaacaataatatatttattcataACTATTAAAGCTAGAAGATGTATCAGAAGAGTAAGAAGAATCTGATGAATTGTTGATATATATACTGGAAAGTGATATGAATCCTGGCTCATGATGCAATAGTGGGGATTTTCCATTGttattgttttttattaaattttcattacCACAATAACTAATACTATTGCTACTACAACTGTTGTtgttataattattatcgtcattttttttatcatcTGAATTAGTAACAATAAAAGTTTCATTTGATTCAGTTGctgaaatatatattgaCTCAAATGTTGAGCAATTCGAATTCTTTAATGAACTTTTCAAATCAGAATCAGATTCAGATTCAGATTCAGaaattccatttttttcaaaatcatcattaatatcatgattattattatttccagtatatttaatattcattaattcatcatttcCATTCAAGTCTTTcaagtttattaattctggAAGCCAAATATtgcatttattaatatttggtCTTCCAATTAtggaaaaattatatttctcAACTATATCGTTCGAGTCAATACttctattatttgaaattaaatcattaattgaCTTTACttgatcaaaatattcattaatcCAATTCTGGATCTCTTTAATAACGTCTTTAAAAAGATTTGGATCGCCTTCTTGAGATTTTATATCATTACCTAATTtgtataatatattataaattggATATTTACAAgcttgattattttttgacaatgttaaaataatcatttttatggatatttctttattattaatattaataataactttctGTTCAGATTTAtctcttaatattttaatggCTCTTctatattcttttctatGAATCagaatattaatcaagatcttgatattattcattCTATGAGCAGTATCCATACAAATTTGTTCCAACCAAgatatattctttaatttgaaatattttgaagCTTGATTAATACCATTTTCATCCAAAACTTTGCTATTAAATCTAACATGTCCTTCTTGGTTTGTTTTGGTTGATGGtaattcatctttatttctattaaataaGTATAATTTATAAAGCTCCCTCAAGATCTTATTAGaatcttcaaatatatGGTATTGCAATACGTATTGTAAAAGTGATTCTCTTTTTGtatgaaaaattaatataagaagaatattataatattcttggttgattttcaatttcatatcaactttaattttaattatttccatCAATATTGTAAAGACTTTTGGACAAGGTTTCGCTGAAATATCATTActatcattatcattatcattattgttaatttctTGATTAACAAGTGATTTTAACTTTTCTAAAAGTATACTATCccataaaatatttctattggaaataaatgGCAATATATCCATCTTTTCAATACTTAATAtgttttcaattaataattcgTCGCAAAAATTCAGTCTTGAATATTGAATCTTGTTAATATCCAACTTTATTACTATATTACAAGATGAATTAACAAGAAGTATATGATAATTGTTCAAATGTTGgttttttatcttttttaaagatttcATATAcatatcatttttattattatcatataaacaaattattgtattatcattcaattcatcattaaataatgttGGTACCATATAAAAATGAcctatattattatcagtTTCAAGTTTTTTATCTTGGtcagaatttgaattaatactttttgaaaaattcttgttattatttttaacaagtttaatatcaaaaagaccaaatactttttttcCATGAAGATTTATTACGACAATTACGTTATCAATAACCAGTAATGtaaattcttgaaaatcTTCTCCAATATCTAAAACAAGATCAGAAGATTCATGATTAAATAAATCTCTAAGTGATATTCTTTTATTGCTAGAATCAACATGAACACaataaagattttgataaatatttaagagAAATATATCTTGTTGTCTAATTTCAGCATTTAAAATAAGTTCTAAAGGTTGAAGTTTAATAGGTTTTTGTTGTTGATTCAtaccaatattaatataaggTGTGAGTATATTTGATCCAGTTTGTAATAAAATTGACTGAAATTCCATATTATACCAAAATTGAAGATTATTTTCATGAATTTGCCATATTGGATGAATACCATGttcttttaaagaaaataatattaatttagaaTTGGTAATCATTAGAATTGAAGGATAATATTGTTCATTACatattgaagatgattGATTTGATGAATCTTCCCACCATATAACTCCTCTtagaatttgattattttctatatgGATTTTAGTCTCAATATAATCCACTTCATTccatttataattattatcaatttgtTTTTCCAGATTAATTTTCCTAAGTACTAATAATTTGTGATTGCTTCTAGTATTTTTAACATTATCATCTTGTTGAATATATGCtaaaaatacaatataattatttgtttcttCTCTTGTATTTATATACATGATAAGATGTGAAGGCTTGCATGAGAATTCTAATTCATATAATTTAGGTAGTTGATATTCAAACATTTCATTGGAATTAATTCTTAATaaactattatttaatttattatatataagtGTATCTCCTTCatttgttgaattaaaataaataaattgtgATTCAATTAGTAAATCTTGATTAATATCAagtttttcttctttttcaaacTTGTTTAACTCATCTTGATTAATTTGCAAATATCCAAATTTCGATACTTTATccattttcttctatttttCTCTGgttatttaatttgatagttattatttttttcagtATAAATGGATAGAGTGTGtcaattcaatatattgatACTTgtttctttctttattattaatcccaattatttttttttaattatttaaatcttaacataattaattttcaatattcattaatcttacacatttattattacatacatattttaatattgttgtatttcccgccaaaataactcctttttttcttccttttcttcccataattttatttatatcatcccctcttttttcttttatttttcttccttatttttctttttattctttttttcttcttcttcttaattgtaatatataatttacaTGTtactatttaaatttatttatatatttgtaaAAACAAAcaatcaaaaagaaataacGATATTTACTTGGATTTGTTTGTTTGATTTGTGTGTCATGTGCGCCCTTTAAGTAATCCTTGACCACATGCTCTTTTATTTTGCATTCCGAAGCAATTACCGCGCGCGGGAATACCGGTAccttataaataaatagaatTACATGGAAAAATTTGtgagaaaataaataatttaaaaaaaaaaatctagGTTTAAACTCtagaagatattaatataaaagtCATTTGAGAGgttataatatatttgagtTGTTAGTTTAAATGCTTGAAAGGCGTTTGTAATTAGAGGCCCAtcatatatttgaatatcaATAAGATATTTGAAtggattaattttaaatagttGTATTGTGGTTATATTATCAGCAggagtttttttttcttgtagaattaaattatttatcatGTTTTCAGATTTTAATGGGTAAATACTTtctattgaattattattaatattaatatcatcttTATCTTCATCAGTTGAATTTGTACTTGTTAAAGAAAAGGATGATTTTGGTCTACATCTTAATTTATgtgaagaaataaatatccATTCataatttgaagattttaatgtgaataatacaatttttataattcttttcaaatttcCGGAAACTTCAAATCCTAGTAACCATCTATTTGTTCCAATACTTGTATTTATTGTGTTATGGACTGAAGATGACGATGAAGACGACGATGAAGATGACGATGAAGATGAcgatgaagatgatgatgaggaagaagaagaagttATTGGAAGTGATGAGATTTTAATACTAGTTGCTATATTATTTCCACTGCTGCTCCTACTACCACTTCCATTACCATTTCCACTACTGCTACCACTTCCATTTCTATTCCCATTCCCATTCCCATTCCCATTCCTATTCCCATCCATATCCCTGCTTCTATTACCACTACCACTATTGCTTTCATTACTCTTGTTCTTATTCACTAGTTggttcttcttcttttcattCTCTTCAATCTTCTCAAAGTAAGAGGAAgctttttgtaatttttcaTCTGTTATTTTTGACTCTGTAGGTATGCTTTGATATTCAGTACAATCTCCAAGAGATCTCCCACTTTTAAAATTGTCATGATCACTATGATTCAATCTGGTTTGTTTGATTATATCTGAAAGatttatattgaaatatcgttcttcattatcttcatttttatctttaatcCCACTCCCAATAGTATATCGGATAGATGAATCCTTCTCATTTTTGGTCTCCTCCTTATCAAGGAACAACCTTTTCTCGtaattgtttttattattcaattcatTTCTCatc
It includes:
- a CDS encoding casein kinase II, alpha subunit — protein: MSNNSNSANKWPLPRLYSDVNIYKPREYWDYESFQIEYSNPNNYEIIKKVGRGKYSEVFEGINVITNEKVIIKVLRPVKRKKIKREIKILYNLHGGPNIVKLLDIIKDPSSGTISLVFECLDNVDFKSLFPTFNDNDIRFYIYQILKALDFCHSQGIMHRDVKPHNVIIDPKKKELRLIDWGLAEFYHPRQDYNVRVASRYYKGPELLIDFQYYDYSLDIWSLGCVLAGLIFKRDPFFCGVDNNDQLVKIARVLGTDGLFEYLAKYKKQLEPYFDDLLGRHTRKPWSKFINAENQHLVNPVVLDLLDKMLVYDHAERILPREALAHPYFEKIHQEEQKGSS
- a CDS encoding hypothetical protein (putative membrane protein involved in ER to golgi transport, with 4 transmembrane domains and signal peptide), translated to NCRKNQLKMMLAKITTESAKNVIYKAQQKVQDTTETLNPQKILTFLLCMGTSILFLSLSFMFLPIIVVSPHKFAILFTFGSFFFMASFAVLKGLGGFFKYMVEKERLPFSFVYISSLSLTLYATLFLKSYLLTLLFSLVQIIALVSFLITNFPGGYSALNYVSNNLFSGLASKLSFSSGKNTPLPI
- a CDS encoding hypothetical protein (with possible conservation in plasmodium); this translates as MDKVSKFGYLQINQDELNKFEKEEKLDINQDLLIESQFIYFNSTNEGDTLIYNKLNNSLLRINSNEMFEYQLPKLYELEFSCKPSHLIMYINTREETNNYIVFLAYIQQDDNVKNTRSNHKLLVLRKINLEKQIDNNYKWNEVDYIETKIHIENNQILRGVIWWEDSSNQSSSICNEQYYPSILMITNSKLILFSLKEHGIHPIWQIHENNLQFWYNMEFQSILLQTGSNILTPYINIGMNQQQKPIKLQPLELILNAEIRQQDIFLLNIYQNLYCVHVDSSNKRISLRDLFNHESSDLVLDIGEDFQEFTLLVIDNVIVVINLHGKKVFGLFDIKLVKNNNKNFSKSINSNSDQDKKLETDNNIGHFYMVPTLFNDELNDNTIICLYDNNKNDMYMKSLKKIKNQHLNNYHILLVNSSCNIVIKLDINKIQYSRLNFCDELLIENILSIEKMDILPFISNRNILWDSILLEKLKSLVNQEINNNDNDNDSNDISAKPCPKVFTILMEIIKIKVDMKLKINQEYYNILLILIFHTKRESLLQYVLQYHIFEDSNKILRELYKLYLFNRNKDELPSTKTNQEGHVRFNSKVLDENGINQASKYFKLKNISWLEQICMDTAHRMNNIKILINILIHRKEYRRAIKILRDKSEQKVIININNKEISIKMIILTLSKNNQACKYPIYNILYKLGNDIKSQEGDPNLFKDVIKEIQNWINEYFDQVKSINDLISNNRSIDSNDIVEKYNFSIIGRPNINKCNIWLPELINLKDLNGNDELMNIKYTGNNNNHDINDDFEKNGISESESESDSDLKSSLKNSNCSTFESIYISATESNETFIVTNSDDKKNDDNNYNNNSCSSNSISYCGNENLIKNNNNGKSPLLHHEPGFISLSSIYINNSSDSSYSSDTSSSFNSYE